Below is a window of Rhodanobacteraceae bacterium DNA.
CGCCGTGACGGTGCGCGTGATCGCCACGCCGGGCCACACCAATGACAGCGTCAGCTACCTGATCGGCAACGCGCTGTTCGTCGGCGACACCCTGTTCATGCCCGACGGCGGCAGTGCGCGCTGCGATTTCCCGGGCGGCAGCGCCGCGCGCCTGTACCAGTCGATCCAGCGCCTGTACGCCCTGCCCGACACCACCCGTGTCTACGTCTGCCACGACTACGGTCCGGGCGGGCGCGAGTTCCGCTGCCAGACCAGTATTGCCGACCAGAAAGCCGGCAATATCCATTTGCGCACGGAAATTCCCGAGGCCGAGTTCGTGCGCATCCGCGAGGCGCGCGACGCCACCCTGGACATGCCCGCGCTGATCCTGCCGTCAATCCAGATCAACATCCGCGCCGGCGAGTTGCCCGAACCCGAGGCCAATGGCGTGCGCTACCTGAAGTTGCCGCTGGACCAGTTCTGAGTGGCGGCCCTGGCCGGTATGTCGGCCGCGACTATGCACATGAGAAAGGATCCGTTGTAGGGCGCCGCGGCGCATTCCTATAAGGTTGCCAGGCAGCCCGTGCCCGCTCCTTCGCGCGCGGCAGGGAGCCCCCGCTTCCCGACCGGACGCCGCCTTGAGGCCAATCGCTGCTCTGCTTGTTGCCATGGTCATGCTCGCATCCTGCGGCGGCGGGGCGAACGAGCGCGCGCTGTTGAACGTCTCCTTCGATCCGACACGCGAGTTCTATCGCGAGTTCGACGCGGCCTTTGCGGCGCACTGGCGTGACACCACCGGCCAGGCGCTGGTGACCCGGACTTCCCACGGCGGATCCGCCAAACAGGCGCGTTCGGTGATCGACGGGCTGCGCGCCGATGTCGTCACCCTGGCGCTGGGCGCCGACATCGATGCGATTGCCGAGCGCGGCCACTTGATCGCGCCCGACTGGCAGACACGCCTGCCGCACAACAGCTCGCCCTACAACTCGACCATCGTGTTCCTGGTGCGCAAGGGCAATCCCAAGCAGATCCGCGACTGGGGCGACTTGGCGCGGCCGGGCATCGGCGTGGTCACGCCGAACCCGAAGACCTCCGGCGGCGCGCGCTGGAACTACCTGGCGGCCTGGGCCTGGGCCGAACGCGCCTTCGCGGGCGACCGGGCTCAGATCGTCGACTACATCGGAAAGCTCTACCGCAACGCCCCGATCCTCGATACCGGCGCGCGCGGATCGACCACCACCTTCGCGCAGCGCCGCATCGGCGACGTGCTGGTCGCCTGGGAGAACGAGGCCTTCCTGGTGCTCGGCAACCCGGGCGGCGACCAGTTCGAGATCGTCACCCCGTCGCTCAGCGTGCTCGCCGAGCCGCCGGTGGCGCTGGTCGATCGCAATGTCGATGCCAAGGGGACACGCGCCGTGGCGCAGGCCTACCTGGAGTTCCTGTACAGCGAAACCGGCCAGCGGCTGGCGGCGAAGCACCACTACCGTCCTTCGAAGCCGGAACGGGTCGAAGCCGCTGACCTGAAACAGTTCCAGACGCTGGAGCTGGTCGACATCCAGCATTTCGGTGGCTGGCCGAAAGCCCAGGCCGAGCATTTCGCCGACGGCGGCGTGTTCGACCAGATCTTCCAGCCGGCGCCGTGACATGACCACCCAGGCGATGACCCTGCCCAAGCCCGAGGCCGCCACGCCGGCGCGCCGCTGGCGTGATCCGCTGCCGGGGTTCGGGTTGACCCTGGGCTGGAGCCTCGTCTGGCTGGGGTTGATCGTGCTGCTGCCGCTGGCCGCGCTGGTGATCCGCGCCAGCGACCTCGGCTGGCAGGGCTGGATCGAGCTGATCGGCAACACCCGGGTGCAGCGCGCGCTGTGGCTCAGCTTCGGCAGCGCGCTGCTCGCGGCCACCGTGGCGACGGTGCTCGGCGCGCTGATCGCCTGGGTGCTGGTGCGCTACCGTTTTCCCGGCCGGCGACTGCTCGACGCGATGGTCGACCTGCCGTTCGCGCTGCCCACCGCCGTCGCCGGCATCGCGCTGACCGCGCTCTACTCCGGTCACGGCTGGCTCGGGAGGCATCTGGAAGCTGCCGGTATCCAGGTCGCGCAGACGCCGATCGGCATCGTCATCGCGCTGATCTTCATCGGCCTGCCGTTCGCCGTGCGCACGGTGCAGCCGCTGCTGGAAACCGCCACCCGCGAGCTGGAGGAAGCCGCCGCCACCCTGGGCGCCTCGCGCGCGACCATCCTGCGCCGGGTGGTGCTGCCGCCGCTGCTGCCGGCGCTGCTCACCGGCTTCAGCCTGGCCTTTGCGCGCGGCGTGGGCGAGTACGGCTCGGTGATCTTCATCGCCGGCAATATCCCCTTCGTCTCCGAGATCGCGCCGCTGCTCATCGTCATCAAGCTGGAGGAGTTCGACTACGCCGGGGCGACCGGCATCGCGGTGCTGATGCTGGCGATCAGCTTCGTGATGTTGTTGTTGATCAGTGGGGTGCAGAGGTGGGTGGGGCGTGGGCACTGACGCGCGAATCTGTGGGGCTGCGCCGGCGTCTGGTCGCGTTCGCGATGTTGCACGCGCAACCGTGGGAGCGGGCTTTGCCCGCGATTTCGCGGTTGCCACCGCGCCCTTTGTGGGAGCGGGCTCTGCCCGCGATCTTTGTTTGTCGCTTGTTGCTAGTCGCTTGTCGCTCGGTGCTTCAAGAGCAAGAGCGTTTCGGCCTGACGGCCGAGTAACTTCTTTCTGCTTGTCCAGAAAGAAGTCACCAAGAAAGAGGACACCCCGCGTCCGCGCCGGCCGCGCGTCGTGCGCGTCCGGTTCCCTGCGGTGCTCACGAAGCGCAGGCCGCTGCGCAACTCGCACATCCCTGTGCTCGGACATGCTCGCTTTCCCCTGCGCTTCGCTCCGCTCCTCGGCGCTCCCGAGGGGCCCCGGGTTCCTTCGACCCGGCTTCCTGCCTGGATTTCGAGGGGAAGTGTGTCTGCCGGCTTGCGGATCTGTTCCCGAAGCGAAGCCAGAGTTTGAAAGCAAAGCCACAGCCAGAAGCGAAGCCACAGCCAGAAGCGAAGCCACAGCCAGAAGCGCTCGCTTTGCTGCTAACGCTTCGCTCTCGATCCTGGCCGACTACCACGAACTGAAGGCTGGCCTCGAAGACCAGGCAGGAAGCCGGGTCGAAGGAAAATGGGGTCCCCTGTGGAGCGCCGAGGAGCGGAGCGACTTGCAGGGGAAAGCGAGCATGTTCGAGCACAGGGATGTGCGAGTTGCGCAGCGGCCTGCAAGGCGCGAGCACCGCAGGGAACCCCGGGTGCACGATGCACACGGGGCGCGGAAGTGGGGTGGCCTTTCTTTTGGTGACTTTTCTTTGGCCAAACAAAGAAAAGACACTCGGCCGACAGGCCGAAACGCTTTGGCTCTTGCTCTTGATGCGACAAGCAAGAAGCGACAAGCACAGATCGCGGGCAGAGCCCGCTCCCACAGGTTGCCTGGCGCAGCCCAACCCCACACCCTTGTGGGCAGCCACGCCCAGCGCGCCTGCAACCAGAGGCCACGACCCCTTGACTGACCACCCGACCGACCCCTCCCTGAGCGAACCCGCCTGGCTGCGCCGTCTGCTGATCGCATTCGTCATTGCCGTGATGCTGGCGCTGATCGCGCTGCCGCTCGCGGTGGTGATCGTCGAGGCGCTG
It encodes the following:
- a CDS encoding MBL fold metallo-hydrolase → MNPVVSPFFHAQSNTWTYLVRDPASQAAAIIDPCLDFEAKAGRTGTASAQAVLDAIDQQGLDLLWILETHAHADHLSAGRWLKSQRPSARLAIGQGITQVQRTFKPVFNLGEDFATDGRQFDHLFADGESFMLGAVTVRVIATPGHTNDSVSYLIGNALFVGDTLFMPDGGSARCDFPGGSAARLYQSIQRLYALPDTTRVYVCHDYGPGGREFRCQTSIADQKAGNIHLRTEIPEAEFVRIREARDATLDMPALILPSIQINIRAGELPEPEANGVRYLKLPLDQF
- a CDS encoding sulfate ABC transporter substrate-binding protein codes for the protein MVMLASCGGGANERALLNVSFDPTREFYREFDAAFAAHWRDTTGQALVTRTSHGGSAKQARSVIDGLRADVVTLALGADIDAIAERGHLIAPDWQTRLPHNSSPYNSTIVFLVRKGNPKQIRDWGDLARPGIGVVTPNPKTSGGARWNYLAAWAWAERAFAGDRAQIVDYIGKLYRNAPILDTGARGSTTTFAQRRIGDVLVAWENEAFLVLGNPGGDQFEIVTPSLSVLAEPPVALVDRNVDAKGTRAVAQAYLEFLYSETGQRLAAKHHYRPSKPERVEAADLKQFQTLELVDIQHFGGWPKAQAEHFADGGVFDQIFQPAP
- the cysT gene encoding sulfate ABC transporter permease subunit CysT, with the translated sequence MTLPKPEAATPARRWRDPLPGFGLTLGWSLVWLGLIVLLPLAALVIRASDLGWQGWIELIGNTRVQRALWLSFGSALLAATVATVLGALIAWVLVRYRFPGRRLLDAMVDLPFALPTAVAGIALTALYSGHGWLGRHLEAAGIQVAQTPIGIVIALIFIGLPFAVRTVQPLLETATRELEEAAATLGASRATILRRVVLPPLLPALLTGFSLAFARGVGEYGSVIFIAGNIPFVSEIAPLLIVIKLEEFDYAGATGIAVLMLAISFVMLLLISGVQRWVGRGH